In Priestia megaterium NBRC 15308 = ATCC 14581, the following proteins share a genomic window:
- the yutH gene encoding spore coat putative kinase YutH yields MIQTIYEHYGLRPNEFMPVGKFEGFQYRDILYTIINVKQMEQDELNELYQMSQFLMGQGDRHVATFMPNLNGEMITETETEKFIICRCLAEEKNPNFSPGHELAVFHQKGRLFPYEVEKANRLGQWKSMWEKRLDQMEQFWYGRLRALPNQEMEKRFLETFPYYLGLTENAIQYLVDTEIDDLPRSVDAATICHHRFGQKTWGEDHVYKLPADWVFDHPSRDIAEYIREQYLLTYAVDERHMHQFLSEYEKVNPLSSFSWRLLYARLLFPVHYFEVIEGYYSVQDERQKQKYYEKLEGVLAHSSHYEAFLKRFYQSVGISTSRYHIPELTWIH; encoded by the coding sequence ATGATACAAACCATTTATGAGCATTACGGATTACGTCCAAATGAATTTATGCCCGTAGGTAAATTTGAAGGTTTTCAGTATCGAGATATTTTATATACAATCATTAATGTAAAACAAATGGAACAAGACGAGTTAAATGAACTATATCAAATGAGTCAATTTTTGATGGGCCAAGGTGATCGCCATGTGGCAACATTTATGCCTAATTTGAATGGTGAAATGATTACAGAAACTGAAACTGAAAAATTTATCATTTGCCGCTGTCTTGCGGAAGAGAAAAACCCCAACTTTTCACCTGGGCACGAGCTAGCTGTTTTTCATCAAAAAGGGAGACTGTTTCCTTATGAAGTGGAAAAAGCAAACCGGCTAGGGCAATGGAAGTCCATGTGGGAGAAGCGTCTCGACCAGATGGAGCAATTTTGGTATGGAAGATTACGTGCTTTGCCTAATCAAGAGATGGAAAAACGTTTTTTAGAAACTTTTCCTTATTACCTAGGATTAACGGAAAATGCTATTCAATACCTAGTAGACACGGAAATTGACGATTTGCCTCGTTCAGTTGACGCTGCGACGATTTGTCATCATCGGTTCGGGCAAAAAACATGGGGGGAAGACCACGTTTACAAGCTCCCGGCAGACTGGGTTTTCGATCACCCTAGCAGAGATATTGCTGAATATATAAGGGAACAATATTTATTAACATACGCTGTCGATGAAAGGCACATGCATCAGTTTTTAAGTGAATACGAAAAGGTAAATCCGCTTTCTTCTTTTTCATGGAGACTGTTATATGCTAGACTTCTTTTTCCCGTTCATTATTTTGAGGTCATTGAAGGGTATTACAGTGTACAAGATGAGAGGCAAAAACAAAAGTATTATGAGAAGCTGGAAGGAGTATTAGCTCATTCTTCTCACTACGAAGCTTTTCTGAAGCGCTTTTACCAGTCGGTGGGTATTTCAACGTCTCGTTATCACATTCCTGAATTAACATGGATTCATTAA
- the thrB gene encoding homoserine kinase, whose protein sequence is MLENERFVITVPASSANLGPGFDSIGVALSRYLRLTVECHEEWIFIPETKEVQSIPTGTDNLMYEVAQDVARQFNIDLPSAKVSVWSNIPLARGLGSSASAIVAGIELANVLCDLRLSKREKLRISSLMEGHPDNVSPSIYGGIVVGYHHENETYIAQIPEFDVDIVMAIPEYELKTTDARDVLPSDINYRHAVEAGAIGNMLVAALLNKDLPLVGEFMEKDLYHEPYRMRLVPELSLVRKEAKALGAYGVSLSGAGPSVLCLAPKGKGKAIAEHMYALLPNCEIDVLQIDRKGVFVEAEVTTS, encoded by the coding sequence ATGCTAGAAAATGAGCGTTTTGTCATTACGGTCCCAGCTAGCTCTGCTAATTTAGGGCCAGGATTTGATTCCATTGGAGTGGCTTTATCTCGCTACTTAAGATTAACAGTAGAGTGTCATGAGGAATGGATTTTTATCCCTGAAACGAAAGAAGTGCAAAGTATTCCTACAGGTACAGATAACTTAATGTATGAAGTGGCACAAGACGTGGCTCGTCAATTTAACATTGATCTTCCAAGTGCGAAGGTCTCTGTTTGGAGCAACATTCCATTAGCAAGGGGACTTGGAAGCAGCGCATCGGCTATCGTAGCTGGAATCGAGCTGGCCAATGTACTGTGTGACTTGCGTTTATCAAAAAGAGAAAAGCTTCGCATCAGCAGCTTAATGGAAGGGCATCCTGATAACGTCAGCCCCTCTATTTACGGCGGCATCGTTGTTGGTTACCATCATGAAAATGAAACATATATTGCTCAAATACCTGAATTTGATGTCGATATCGTGATGGCTATTCCAGAATATGAATTAAAAACAACCGATGCTCGTGATGTGCTGCCTTCCGATATTAATTATCGCCACGCAGTAGAAGCTGGGGCAATCGGGAACATGCTAGTAGCAGCCCTTTTAAATAAAGATTTACCTCTGGTAGGCGAATTTATGGAGAAAGATTTATATCACGAACCTTATCGTATGAGACTCGTGCCAGAGCTTTCTCTTGTGCGAAAAGAAGCAAAAGCTCTCGGCGCATACGGTGTGTCATTAAGCGGAGCCGGTCCGAGTGTATTATGTTTAGCACCAAAAGGAAAAGGAAAAGCGATTGCTGAACATATGTATGCTTTACTGCCGAACTGCGAAATAGATGTTTTACAAATTGATCGCAAAGGTGTATTTGTAGAAGCTGAAGTCACAACGAGTTAA
- the thrC gene encoding threonine synthase — translation MWKGLLAEYKEFLPVTEKTPMLTLHEGNTPLIHLAQLSKELGIDLHVKVEGLNPTGSFKDRGMVMAVAKAKEEGSNTVICASTGNTSAAAAAYASRAGMRCIVVIPNGKIAMGKLAQAVMYGAEIVAIEGNFDQALSMVRKLSETSPVALVNSVNPYRIEGQKTASFEICEQLGKAPDVLAIPVGNAGNITAYWKGFKEYSERHQTSLPHMHGFEAEGAAAIVRNQVIENPETIATAIRIGNPASWDYAVNAAKESNGKIDEVTDEQILEAYRTIARKEGVFAEPGSCASIAGVFKDVASGKIAKGSTVVAVLTGNGLKDPNVAIDAHNVKPVVLPNDEEKVFEYIQGVVASC, via the coding sequence ATGTGGAAAGGTCTATTAGCTGAATATAAAGAATTTTTACCTGTAACAGAGAAAACACCTATGCTTACATTACATGAAGGAAATACGCCTTTAATTCATCTTGCTCAGTTATCAAAAGAGCTAGGCATTGATCTACATGTGAAAGTAGAAGGGTTAAATCCAACGGGGTCATTTAAAGACCGCGGAATGGTAATGGCTGTAGCAAAAGCAAAAGAAGAAGGAAGCAATACGGTTATTTGTGCATCTACAGGTAACACATCCGCAGCTGCAGCAGCTTATGCATCACGCGCTGGCATGCGCTGTATCGTTGTTATTCCAAATGGAAAAATTGCGATGGGGAAATTAGCTCAAGCTGTTATGTATGGTGCAGAAATTGTAGCAATTGAAGGAAACTTTGACCAAGCACTTTCTATGGTTCGTAAGCTGAGTGAAACATCACCGGTTGCACTTGTAAACTCTGTAAACCCATACCGTATTGAAGGGCAAAAAACAGCTTCTTTCGAGATTTGTGAACAGCTTGGAAAAGCGCCTGACGTTTTAGCTATCCCAGTGGGGAATGCAGGGAATATTACAGCTTACTGGAAAGGCTTCAAAGAATACAGTGAGCGTCACCAAACGTCTCTTCCTCACATGCACGGGTTTGAAGCAGAAGGTGCGGCGGCGATCGTGCGTAATCAAGTTATCGAAAATCCAGAAACAATTGCAACGGCTATTCGAATCGGAAATCCAGCAAGCTGGGATTATGCTGTAAACGCAGCAAAAGAATCAAACGGAAAAATTGATGAAGTAACAGATGAACAAATCTTAGAAGCATATCGTACAATTGCACGCAAAGAAGGTGTATTTGCAGAGCCAGGTTCTTGCGCTTCAATAGCTGGTGTGTTTAAAGATGTAGCTTCTGGTAAAATTGCAAAAGGTTCAACGGTTGTAGCTGTACTAACAGGTAACGGATTAAAAGATCCAAACGTAGCAATCGATGCTCATAATGTAAAGCCAGTGGTTTTACCAAATGATGAAGAAAAGGTATTTGAGTATATCCAAGGTGTCGTTGCTTCATGCTAG
- a CDS encoding TIGR01457 family HAD-type hydrolase yields MKEYKGYLIDLDGTMYKGTELIAEARDFVIKLKEKGIPYLFVTNNSTKTPDKVAEKLEAFGIPATEEQVFTTSQATANYLHERKANASAYVIGGEGIRHALLEKGFTIEEEDTDFVVVGLDQEITYEKLAKACLNVRNGAFFVSTNGDIAIPTERGLLPGNGSITSVITVSTQTNPVFIGKPESIIMEQALEVIGTPKEETIMIGDYYDTDILAGMNAGLDTLLVHTGVTTRELLEGYEKKPTYTVDSLKEWMERI; encoded by the coding sequence ATGAAGGAATATAAAGGATATTTGATTGATTTAGATGGAACAATGTACAAAGGAACAGAGCTAATTGCCGAGGCACGTGATTTTGTTATTAAATTAAAGGAAAAAGGAATTCCTTATTTATTTGTAACAAACAACTCAACAAAAACGCCCGATAAAGTAGCTGAAAAGCTAGAGGCATTTGGCATTCCTGCAACAGAAGAGCAAGTTTTTACAACGAGTCAGGCAACAGCTAATTATTTGCATGAACGCAAAGCAAACGCTTCAGCTTATGTAATTGGTGGAGAAGGAATCCGACATGCATTGCTTGAAAAAGGATTTACCATTGAAGAGGAAGATACGGATTTTGTAGTTGTTGGTTTGGATCAGGAAATTACATATGAAAAATTGGCAAAAGCATGTTTAAACGTTCGAAACGGCGCCTTTTTTGTTTCAACGAACGGAGATATTGCGATTCCTACTGAAAGAGGCTTACTGCCTGGTAATGGATCTATTACGTCCGTTATTACGGTTTCTACTCAAACAAATCCAGTATTTATTGGTAAACCAGAAAGTATTATTATGGAGCAAGCCCTTGAAGTCATCGGTACGCCAAAAGAAGAAACAATCATGATTGGTGATTACTATGATACAGATATTTTAGCAGGGATGAATGCAGGCTTAGATACATTATTAGTCCATACAGGGGTAACAACAAGAGAGTTACTAGAAGGATATGAGAAAAAGCCAACTTATACAGTAGATTCACTAAAAGAGTGGATGGAGCGAATTTAA
- a CDS encoding DUF86 domain-containing protein: protein MYFVDREKIEATLVFFDEHVRLFAEHSSWNTEIEKKALERIVHLLIENVLDVGNAMIDGFIMRDPGSYDDIIDILVDEKVVKKEEETPLKEIVQLRKSLVQEYVDVNHQDIYQKVMQHKDVLAAFSERVRTYLETELGPVSAFRN, encoded by the coding sequence ATGTACTTTGTAGATCGTGAAAAAATAGAAGCCACGCTTGTTTTTTTTGATGAGCACGTTCGTTTGTTTGCTGAGCATTCGAGCTGGAACACAGAAATAGAGAAAAAGGCATTAGAGAGAATTGTACATCTTTTAATTGAAAACGTTTTAGATGTAGGAAATGCAATGATTGATGGATTTATTATGAGAGATCCCGGCAGTTACGACGATATTATTGACATTTTAGTTGATGAGAAAGTGGTTAAAAAAGAGGAAGAAACGCCATTAAAAGAGATCGTTCAATTGCGTAAAAGCCTTGTTCAAGAATATGTGGATGTTAATCATCAGGATATTTATCAAAAAGTGATGCAGCATAAAGACGTACTGGCAGCATTTTCAGAGCGCGTAAGGACATATCTAGAGACAGAGTTAGGGCCTGTGTCTGCTTTTCGTAACTAA
- a CDS encoding phosphatidylglycerophosphatase A family protein: protein MEKKHTQSELEKKAREWLIERGVALTDIAELVYYLQKKYHPNLTIEDCLYNVERVISKREVQNAILTGIQLDVLTEKKVIEPPLLDILEKDEGLYGIDEILALSIVNVYGSIGFTNYGYIDKQKPGILERLNDKSTGECHTFLDDLVGAIAAAASSRLAHRAASQE, encoded by the coding sequence TTGGAGAAAAAACATACACAAAGTGAGTTAGAAAAAAAAGCAAGAGAATGGTTAATAGAACGCGGCGTGGCTCTTACAGACATTGCTGAACTGGTCTATTACTTGCAAAAAAAGTATCACCCAAACTTAACAATCGAAGACTGTTTATATAATGTTGAGCGCGTCATTTCTAAACGAGAAGTTCAAAATGCTATTTTAACCGGTATTCAACTAGATGTCCTCACGGAAAAAAAAGTGATTGAGCCGCCTCTGTTGGATATTCTTGAGAAAGACGAAGGTTTATACGGTATCGACGAGATTTTAGCATTATCGATTGTAAATGTGTACGGATCAATCGGCTTTACCAATTACGGGTATATTGATAAACAAAAGCCGGGTATTTTAGAAAGATTAAACGATAAATCTACTGGAGAGTGCCATACTTTCTTAGATGATTTAGTAGGCGCAATTGCTGCCGCTGCTTCTAGCCGGTTAGCGCATCGGGCTGCCAGTCAAGAATAG
- a CDS encoding 2-hydroxyacid dehydrogenase codes for MDKPFVFITRKIPNELIEPLKAVANVEMWDKEDEAVPHELLCEKAKHAHALLTMLSDLIDGELLTQAPHLKLVANLAVGFDNIDVEAATERGIIVSNTPDVLSDTTADLTFGLLMSVARRLVEAAGYVKENQWKSWSPFLLAGRDIHHKTLGIVGMGKIGETLAKRATGFDMEILYHNRSRNLQAEQKLDAVYCELNELLERSDFIVCLTPLTDETKHLFNAEAFEQMKTTAIFINASRGAVVDEQALLHAVQSGEIAGAGLDVFDQEPVSASHPLLQLPNVVALPHIGSASIETRTEMISLCVKNIKAVLTNESPITIVNKEAFAKKS; via the coding sequence ATGGACAAGCCGTTTGTATTTATTACGAGAAAAATACCGAATGAATTAATCGAACCTTTAAAGGCAGTAGCGAATGTAGAAATGTGGGATAAAGAAGATGAGGCAGTCCCTCATGAGCTGCTTTGTGAAAAAGCTAAGCACGCACATGCTCTATTAACAATGCTTTCAGATCTTATTGACGGTGAATTGCTTACGCAAGCTCCTCATTTAAAGCTTGTAGCTAACTTGGCGGTCGGATTCGATAATATTGATGTAGAAGCGGCAACTGAACGAGGAATTATCGTTTCTAATACCCCCGATGTTTTATCTGATACAACAGCGGATTTAACGTTTGGTTTATTAATGAGTGTAGCTAGACGTTTAGTAGAAGCTGCTGGATATGTGAAAGAAAATCAGTGGAAAAGCTGGAGTCCATTTTTGTTAGCGGGTAGAGATATTCATCATAAAACATTAGGTATTGTTGGAATGGGGAAAATTGGAGAGACGCTTGCGAAACGTGCTACAGGTTTTGATATGGAAATTCTGTACCACAACCGAAGCCGCAACCTTCAAGCAGAACAAAAGCTCGATGCAGTTTACTGTGAGTTAAATGAGCTGCTTGAACGATCTGATTTTATTGTTTGTTTGACACCATTAACGGACGAAACCAAACATTTATTTAATGCTGAAGCATTTGAACAGATGAAAACAACTGCAATTTTTATTAATGCTTCAAGAGGAGCAGTGGTTGATGAACAAGCATTGTTACATGCGGTTCAATCCGGTGAAATTGCTGGAGCTGGCTTGGATGTATTCGATCAAGAGCCTGTTTCTGCTTCTCACCCTCTTCTTCAATTGCCTAATGTTGTAGCTCTTCCTCATATCGGCAGTGCGAGTATCGAAACGCGCACGGAAATGATTTCTTTATGCGTAAAAAACATTAAAGCAGTGCTCACAAACGAGTCTCCTATTACAATTGTAAATAAAGAAGCGTTTGCGAAAAAATCATAA
- a CDS encoding YutD family protein — translation MVCINNICYEVLKDEREAFNEEAFRGRFIDVLSRYDYIVGDWGYNQLRLQGFFDDRNQKATYDTKISTLQDYLHEYCNFGCAYFVLKKVHK, via the coding sequence ATGGTCTGTATCAATAATATTTGTTATGAAGTATTAAAAGATGAGCGCGAAGCATTTAATGAAGAGGCGTTTAGAGGTCGCTTTATTGACGTGTTGAGCCGCTATGACTATATTGTGGGAGATTGGGGATACAATCAGCTTCGACTGCAAGGCTTTTTTGATGACCGGAATCAAAAGGCAACGTATGATACGAAGATTAGTACGCTTCAAGACTATTTACATGAATATTGTAATTTTGGCTGTGCGTATTTTGTCTTAAAAAAAGTCCATAAGTAA
- a CDS encoding YhcN/YlaJ family sporulation lipoprotein, translating into MVKKSILGIALITSILTIGCQNKNTAENENLSPNNPDAINVNEPNHYYNPNNNSGTNYGYVRYTKNTNEQNSNMNQVGTFNREEAADNISKLSTAIPNIKQAATLVTDKDVLVAYKTDAKNRNNAADQVKRTAMSVVPRYYHVYVSDNPKHMDQIENISELNTQTNDARKRIDAVIQQMLKSPQGRKMNGGEDANGREKNELNEPMTDKDMVE; encoded by the coding sequence ATGGTGAAGAAATCTATTCTTGGAATCGCTTTGATAACAAGTATTTTAACCATTGGCTGTCAAAATAAAAATACAGCTGAAAATGAAAATTTATCACCAAACAACCCAGATGCCATTAATGTAAACGAGCCTAATCATTATTATAATCCAAATAATAATAGCGGCACAAATTATGGATATGTCCGATACACTAAAAACACAAATGAACAAAATTCCAATATGAACCAAGTAGGAACATTTAATCGAGAAGAAGCAGCCGACAATATTAGTAAACTGAGCACCGCTATCCCAAATATTAAACAAGCCGCTACGCTAGTAACGGATAAAGATGTGCTTGTTGCTTATAAAACAGATGCTAAAAATAGGAATAACGCAGCCGATCAGGTAAAACGTACAGCTATGTCTGTAGTCCCTCGTTATTATCATGTATACGTCTCAGATAATCCGAAACATATGGACCAAATCGAAAATATCAGTGAATTGAATACACAAACAAATGATGCTAGAAAACGAATCGATGCCGTTATTCAACAAATGCTAAAATCTCCCCAAGGGCGTAAAATGAACGGCGGAGAAGATGCAAATGGAAGAGAGAAAAACGAATTGAATGAACCGATGACGGACAAAGATATGGTAGAATAA
- a CDS encoding DUF3055 domain-containing protein, giving the protein MSERFYLYDDVVSTKTRFVSFMGENQRFDLAIIQTDRYYGKQVVLDIQGGRFAIIGQDDLEEPNYLEEVFKLNSEDGQELREFLYEII; this is encoded by the coding sequence ATGAGCGAACGCTTTTATCTATATGACGATGTCGTATCTACAAAGACCCGTTTTGTCAGCTTTATGGGCGAAAATCAACGATTTGATTTAGCTATTATCCAAACCGACCGTTATTATGGCAAACAAGTTGTTCTTGATATTCAAGGAGGACGCTTTGCCATCATTGGACAAGATGACCTTGAAGAACCAAACTATCTTGAAGAAGTATTTAAATTAAACAGTGAAGACGGTCAGGAACTTCGCGAATTTTTATATGAAATCATCTAA
- a CDS encoding homoserine dehydrogenase, whose product MTKSISVGLLGLGTVGSGVVKIIENHQDKLSHQVGCPVEVKKVVVKDIDKKRDVEISEDKLTTNVEDVLHNAEIDVVIEVMGGVEETRDYILTALRNKKHVVTANKDLMAVYGSELLTVASENNCDLFYEASVAGGIPILRGLADGLASDRITKMMGIVNGTTNFILTKMTKEGSAYDEVLKEAQDLGYAEADPTSDVGGLDAARKMAILATLGFSMKIDLDDVRVQGITEVTEEDLQYSKQLGYTMKLIGYAHRDGDNVEVSVQPTLLADTHPLASVSDEYNAVYVYGEAVGETMFYGPGAGSLPTATAVVSDLVGVMKNMRLGVNGKSAVTPQYPKQLKAEDEMFSKHFLRIHVKDQVGAFAKLTTLFSERGVSFEKIIQLPVKGSELAEIVVVTHKTSQKDYEEILQQLRDLPIVENVKSSYRVEGVGTV is encoded by the coding sequence ATGACAAAAAGTATTTCAGTAGGATTATTAGGATTAGGAACGGTAGGAAGCGGAGTAGTCAAAATTATTGAAAATCATCAGGATAAATTAAGTCATCAAGTCGGGTGTCCTGTAGAAGTTAAAAAAGTAGTAGTTAAAGATATTGATAAGAAACGTGACGTGGAGATCAGTGAAGATAAATTAACAACGAATGTTGAAGACGTTTTACATAACGCGGAGATTGACGTTGTCATTGAAGTAATGGGTGGCGTTGAAGAAACAAGAGATTATATCTTAACAGCTCTTCGTAATAAAAAGCATGTTGTAACGGCAAACAAAGATTTAATGGCGGTTTACGGCTCAGAATTGTTAACAGTAGCTTCTGAAAATAATTGTGATTTATTTTATGAAGCAAGTGTAGCTGGCGGTATTCCAATCCTTCGTGGATTAGCAGATGGGTTAGCATCTGATCGTATTACGAAGATGATGGGAATTGTAAATGGGACAACAAACTTCATTTTAACGAAAATGACAAAAGAAGGAAGCGCCTATGATGAAGTGTTAAAAGAAGCTCAGGATTTAGGATATGCTGAAGCGGATCCAACTTCTGACGTAGGTGGTTTAGATGCTGCTCGTAAAATGGCAATCTTGGCTACATTAGGATTTTCAATGAAAATTGACTTGGATGATGTTCGTGTTCAAGGTATTACAGAAGTAACGGAAGAAGACTTGCAATATAGTAAACAACTAGGCTATACGATGAAACTGATTGGATATGCACATCGTGACGGTGACAATGTAGAAGTTAGTGTTCAACCAACTCTTTTAGCAGATACACATCCTCTTGCTTCAGTAAGCGATGAGTATAACGCTGTATATGTATACGGAGAAGCTGTTGGAGAAACTATGTTCTATGGACCGGGGGCGGGAAGCCTGCCAACGGCCACTGCTGTCGTATCCGATTTAGTAGGTGTTATGAAAAACATGCGTTTAGGTGTGAATGGTAAAAGTGCGGTAACACCTCAGTATCCGAAACAGTTAAAAGCAGAAGATGAAATGTTCTCGAAGCATTTCTTACGTATTCATGTTAAAGATCAGGTTGGAGCATTTGCAAAATTAACAACGCTATTTTCAGAGCGTGGCGTGAGCTTCGAAAAAATTATCCAACTTCCTGTGAAAGGAAGCGAATTAGCTGAGATTGTTGTAGTTACACACAAAACATCTCAAAAAGATTATGAGGAAATCCTTCAGCAGCTTCGGGATTTACCAATTGTAGAAAATGTAAAAAGCAGTTACCGCGTAGAGGGAGTTGGCACAGTATGA